GATCGCGCACACCCGCCGGCACCTCGCCGGTTTCCTGGGCGCCGACCCGGAGGGCAGCGCCCTGGTCGGCAACACCACCACCGGCGTCGCCGTGGTGCTCCAGTCGCTGGGGTTGCAGCCCGGTGACGAGGTGCTCAGCACCGACCACGGGTACGGGGCGGTGAGCCTGGCCATCCAGCGGGAGTGCCGCCGGACCGGGGCGGTCAGCCGGGTCCTGCCGATCCCGCTGGCCGCCACCGACGAGCAGATCGTGCAGACCGTCCGCGCCGGCCTGCGCCCGGGGCGGACCCGGCTGCTGGTCGTCGATCAGCTCACCTCGGCCACCGCCCGGCTCTTCCCGGCCGCCGCCATCGTCGGGGTGGCCCGCGAACACGGCGTTGCGGTCCTGGTGGACGCCGCGCACGCGCCGGGCATGCTGCCGACCCCGGTCACCAGCATCGGCGCCGACTTCTGGGTGGGCAATCTGCACAAGTGGGGGTACGCCCCACGCGGCACCGCCCTGCTCGCGGTGAGTGCGCCGTGGCGGGACCGAATCGAGCCGCTGGTGGTCTCATGGGAGCAGGACGCCGGTTTCCCGGCCCGGGTCGAGTGGCAGGCCACACTGGACTACACCTCGTGGCTGGCTGCCCCGGCGGGCCTGTTCACGCTGCGCAGCCTGGGCGTCGACCGGGTCCGGGAGCACAACGCCGCGCTCGCCGCGTACGGCCAGCGGGTGGTGGGGGACGCGCTGGGAGTGCCGCCTGCCCATCTGCCCGACCCCGGCGGACCCGCTGTGGCTCTGCGCATCATCCCGCTGCCGGCCGGCACGGCCACCACCATCGACGCGGCGCGGGCCCTCCAGACGCGCATCGGCGAGCGGCTCGCCGCCGAGGTGGCGGTGATGAGCTGGAACGGCCGGGGGTGGCTGCGGCTCACCGGCCAGGTCTACAACGCCGCCGGCGAGTACGAACGGCTGGCCGTACGGCTGCCGGCGCTGCTCGCCCAGCGCTGACCCGGTCGACCGGGAGCAGGCGTACCGGGCCGAGGCCGAGCAGGGCCAGCGGGTCGAGGTATTCCGCTCCCCGGCGCAGGCCCCAGTGCAGGCAGGCGACGGTGGGGCAGCCCGGATGCCCGGGCAGCAACTCGCCCAGTGGCGCACCGGCGGAGACCGGCTGGCCGGGGCGTACCGCCGGTCGCACCGGCTCGTGGGTGGTCCGTAGCCCGCCGGCGTGCCCCACGGTGACCACCGGTCGCCCGGCGACCAGGCCCGCGAAGAGCACGGTGCCCGGCCCGGCGCTGCGGATCACCGTTCCGGCCGGGGCGGCCAGGTCCACCCCCCGGTGCCCGGGCAGCCACGGCCGGGGTGGCGGGTCGAATCGGCGCACCGGGCGGGGCGGCCCGTCGACCGGCCAGCGGAACCGCCCCGGGCCGGCGTCCGTTGGGGCGTGCGCCACGACCGCGACCGGCACGACCGGCGTCGGCGCGCGGCCGGGCAGCGTCGCGACCAGCAGCGCCAGACAGCAGAGCTGAGCGGTCAGCGCGAGCGGGAACGCGGCGCAGAGCAGCACGGTGCGGCGGATCGGAACGGGTGGCGGTCGCATGACGGCAGCCTGCGACCGGGCCAGGCCGCCGGCCGCCCCGAGCGGCCGAGCTGTGGACGAACGGGCATGCTGTGGACGCCCGCCCAGAGTCCTCGATGATCTGCTATGTCGCGGGCCTGCTGATGCTGCCTATGCTGGGCCGATGGCTCGGGACTGGCTTGCCTGGCACGACGACTACGACCAGCCTGGATCGGCGCTGGCCGCCCGGCTGGCCGAGGTGCGCGAGCAGGTCCGGGCGGCACTGGACCGGGCGCCGGCTGGGCCTCTCCGGGTGATCAGCGCGTGCGCCGGTCAGGGCCGGGACCTGATTCCGGTGCTCGCCACCCATCCGCGCCGCGACGACGTGACCGCCCGCCTGGTCGAGTTGGACCCGCGCAACGCCGCGGTGGCCGAGGACGCCGCCCGAGTGGCCGGTCTCAGCGGCGTACAGGTGCTGGTCGGCGACGCGGCGGTGACCGACGCGTACGCCGATCTGGTCCCGGCCGACCTAGTGCTGCTCTGCGGGGTGTTCGGCAACGTGTCGGACGCCGACGTCCGGGCCACCGTGGGGCACGCCGCGGCGCTCTGCGCGAGCGGTGGCACGGTGATCTGGACCCGGCATCGCCGCGAGCCGGATCTGGTGCCCACCATCTGTGGCTGGTTCACGCAGGAGGGGTTCGCGCCGGTCGCGGTAGGCACCCCGGCGGACCGGGTCGGCGTCGGCGTGCACCGCCACCTTGGCCGTCCTCGGCCGCTGCCGCCCGGGGTGACGATGTTCCATTTCCTCACCCGCTGACCCGGCCACCCCGCGCGGGCCGGAGGGTAGCGCGCACCGGGCGGCGCTCGGGCCGTCACCGAGGGGCCTAGGCTGGTCCGCGTGCGAGCGCAGCGCCGCCGTCCGAGCCGGGGAGGCCCCTATGACCACTGTCGATGACCGGACGCCGGGGTCTCAGCAGGACGACCCGGCTCCGCACCTCGGGGCCGTCGGCGCGCCGACGGTGGCCGAGGTGAGCGGCCCGTCCCGGCTCGCCGAGCCGGGCGAGGCGATCAGCGCCGAGGAGTTGCAGCTCGCCGCCCGCAACCACGGCATCCCGCTGGAGGCGCTGCGCTACGACGTCACCCCGGCCGGGCTGCACTACCTGCTCACCCACTACGACATCCCGGAGCTGGACCCGGCCACGCACGCGCTGACCGTCGGCGGCGCGGTGGACCGGCCGCTGACCGTGAGCCTGGCGGAGCTTCGTGAGCGTCCCCGGGTCACCCACCGGGTCACACTGGAGTGCGCCGGCAACGGTCGGGCGCTGCTGGATCCCCGGCCGGTCAGTCAGCCCTGGCTGGTCGAGGCGGTCGGCAACGCCGAGTGGACCGGCACCCCGCTGGCGCCGCTGCTGCGCGAGGCGGGTCTCGACCCGGACGCGGTGGACGTGGTGTTCACGGGCGCCGATCACGGCGTCGAGCGCGGTGTGGAGCAGGACTATCAGCGGGGGTTGCCGGTAGCCGACGCGCTGCGCGAGGAGGTGCTGCTGGCGTACGAGATGAACGGCGCTCCCCTGCTGCCGCAGCACGGTGCGCCGCTGCGGTTGATCGTGCCGGGTTGGTACGGCATGGCGCACGTGAAGTGGCTCCACTCGGTGGAGGTCCGGACCGAGCCGTTCGAGGGCTACCAGAACGCGGTCGCCTACCGGCTGCGCCGCGACGCCGACGATCCGGGCGTTCCGGTCACCCGGATCGAGCCGCGTGCGCTGGTCCGCCCGCCCGGCTTCCCGGACTTCATGTCCCGCCGCCGGGTGCTCCGGCCGGGACCGTGCACTCTGGACGGTCGGGCCTGGTCGGGGCACGCGCCGATCGTCGCCGTGGAGGTGACCACCGACGGCGGGACGAGTTGGACTCCGGCCGAGTTGGACGCCGCCCAGGGCGGCGACTTCGCCTGGCGACGGTGGCGGCACGAGTGGACCGCGACGCCGGGCCGGTACGTGCTCAGCGCGCGGGCGACGGACGCGTCCGGGCGGACCCAGCCGGTCGAGCAGCCGTGGAATCGGGGCGGCTTCGCCAACAACCTGGTGCAGCGGGTGGAGGTCGTGGTGCCGGCCGAGTGACCGGGAGCGTGGGCTACGCCACGGGTGGGGGGCCCGTGGTGCCGCCCGGTGGCACGGGAGCGGTCAGCCGCCGAAGCCGGAGTCGGCCGGCAGCGAGATGTCTGGCTTCTCCAGCTCCTCGACGTTGACGTCCTTGAAGGTCATCACGCGGACGTTCTTCACGAAGCGGGCAGGACGGTACATGTCCCACACCCAGGCGTCGTGCATCTCGACCTCGAAGTAGACCTCGCCGTCGGAGTTGCGCACGTGCAGGTCGAC
Above is a window of Micromonospora coriariae DNA encoding:
- a CDS encoding murein hydrolase activator EnvC family protein translates to MRPPPVPIRRTVLLCAAFPLALTAQLCCLALLVATLPGRAPTPVVPVAVVAHAPTDAGPGRFRWPVDGPPRPVRRFDPPPRPWLPGHRGVDLAAPAGTVIRSAGPGTVLFAGLVAGRPVVTVGHAGGLRTTHEPVRPAVRPGQPVSAGAPLGELLPGHPGCPTVACLHWGLRRGAEYLDPLALLGLGPVRLLPVDRVSAGRAAPAAVRPAVRTRRRRCRPGR
- a CDS encoding class I SAM-dependent methyltransferase translates to MARDWLAWHDDYDQPGSALAARLAEVREQVRAALDRAPAGPLRVISACAGQGRDLIPVLATHPRRDDVTARLVELDPRNAAVAEDAARVAGLSGVQVLVGDAAVTDAYADLVPADLVLLCGVFGNVSDADVRATVGHAAALCASGGTVIWTRHRREPDLVPTICGWFTQEGFAPVAVGTPADRVGVGVHRHLGRPRPLPPGVTMFHFLTR
- a CDS encoding DUF2469 domain-containing protein; translation: MSAEDLEKYETEMELQLYREYRDIVRQFSYVVETERRFYLANQVDLHVRNSDGEVYFEVEMHDAWVWDMYRPARFVKNVRVMTFKDVNVEELEKPDISLPADSGFGG
- a CDS encoding sulfite oxidase → MTTVDDRTPGSQQDDPAPHLGAVGAPTVAEVSGPSRLAEPGEAISAEELQLAARNHGIPLEALRYDVTPAGLHYLLTHYDIPELDPATHALTVGGAVDRPLTVSLAELRERPRVTHRVTLECAGNGRALLDPRPVSQPWLVEAVGNAEWTGTPLAPLLREAGLDPDAVDVVFTGADHGVERGVEQDYQRGLPVADALREEVLLAYEMNGAPLLPQHGAPLRLIVPGWYGMAHVKWLHSVEVRTEPFEGYQNAVAYRLRRDADDPGVPVTRIEPRALVRPPGFPDFMSRRRVLRPGPCTLDGRAWSGHAPIVAVEVTTDGGTSWTPAELDAAQGGDFAWRRWRHEWTATPGRYVLSARATDASGRTQPVEQPWNRGGFANNLVQRVEVVVPAE
- a CDS encoding aminotransferase class V-fold PLP-dependent enzyme, with amino-acid sequence MSVPQPPEPIPGARLLFSLDPAVSHLNHGSFGAVPIGVQRAQQRLRDEMEANPLRFFTQGLVDRIAHTRRHLAGFLGADPEGSALVGNTTTGVAVVLQSLGLQPGDEVLSTDHGYGAVSLAIQRECRRTGAVSRVLPIPLAATDEQIVQTVRAGLRPGRTRLLVVDQLTSATARLFPAAAIVGVAREHGVAVLVDAAHAPGMLPTPVTSIGADFWVGNLHKWGYAPRGTALLAVSAPWRDRIEPLVVSWEQDAGFPARVEWQATLDYTSWLAAPAGLFTLRSLGVDRVREHNAALAAYGQRVVGDALGVPPAHLPDPGGPAVALRIIPLPAGTATTIDAARALQTRIGERLAAEVAVMSWNGRGWLRLTGQVYNAAGEYERLAVRLPALLAQR